From Oncorhynchus tshawytscha isolate Ot180627B linkage group LG27, Otsh_v2.0, whole genome shotgun sequence, a single genomic window includes:
- the LOC112234643 gene encoding ras-related protein Rap-2a-like: protein MSLEVKEKTEVRLVFLGAAGVGKTALISRFLQDTFEPKHRRTVEELHSKEFDIGGAKVTIHIMDTSGSYSFPAMRKLCIQNSDAFALVYAINDPDSLEVVKSLRDEILAVKEDKFTPIVVVGNKTDRHGERTVSSEDVLSTVELDWNNSFLETSAKENNNVLEVFRELLQQANLPSRLSPALRRRRETFPKDGNKRPPMNKTNSCLIS from the coding sequence ATGTCTCTAGAAGTGAAGGAGAAGACTGAGGTGCGTCTGGTGTTCCTGGGGGCGGCTGGGGTGGGAAAGACGGCCCTGATCAGCCGCTTCCTCCAGGACACATTCGAACCCAAGCACCGGCGCACCGTGGAGGAACTGCACAGCAAGGAGTTCGACATCGGAGGGGCCAAGGTCACCATCCACATCATGGACACCAGCGGCAGCTACTCCTTCCCAGCCATGAGGAAGCTCTGCATTCAGAACAGCGACGCGTTCGCCCTTGTGTACGCCATCAATGACCCGGACTCCCTGGAGGTTGTCAAGAGCCTGCGAGATGAGATCCTGGCGGTCAAAGAAGACAAATTCACACCCATCGTGGTGGTCGGCAACAAGACGGACCGGCATGGCGAGAGGACGGTGTCCAGCGAAGACGTGCTGTCCACTGTGGAGCTGGACTGGAACAACAGCTTCTTGGAGACGTCTGCCAAGGAGAACAACAACGTACTGGAGGTGTTCAGGGAGCTGCTGCAACAAGCCAACCTGCCCAGCCGGCTGAGCCCCGCACTGAGACGACGCAGGGAGACCTTCCCCAAAGACGGCAACAAACGGCCCCCCATGAACAAGACCAACAGCTGTCTCATTTCCTAA